The Prunus dulcis chromosome 5, ALMONDv2, whole genome shotgun sequence genomic sequence CAGAACATGCATGATTGCGCATGTTTTCAAGAAAacacagaaagaaagaaaaaaccattTATTACAAGACATGAGGATGCAACACTAGAATTTGCCTAAATAATAATCTTGCATCATTACTTACGACAGCAGTATGCAAACAAATTCTTACAACAAAATATTCAGCCCAAGTGCCGTGATCATCATGCTCTCATATGTTTGCACAGAAACACTAATTAGATATGAGTTGAAATGGAACACATGTtgcttaaaaagaaaagaactttaCTTGAAAGCAGATAAAgataatcaaaatgaaaaaaaaaaaaagaaaaaaaaaagaaaaaaaaacctaagtagccaaaaaattcagaaagtAGGTATGTGGATTTGCTAGCTTTGAGGTAGCAAATGATCGGACCGAGATGCTTGATTCCCCTGGAGCCAGAGTGAGTTGGAGCCTTTTGTTGGAGGAAAAGACCCTTCTCTAGTGCTCACTCATACAAGTATAATTAGGGTTTCCATGATCTCATAAGAAGTAGAAGTAATGAAGCCTATGCCAGCTccctccttttcttcttcttgtgcttctgcttcttcttgtgCTTCTGGTTGTGGTTGATCTTGAGCTGCTTCTTGCTTTGGAAGTAGAAGTACTCTTGGTGATGagagttgaagaagaagaagaagatgatgatgatggtggggttggtggatgatgatgatggtgatgatgatgatgataaagGAGGAGGGGGTGAGGGGGTAATGATGGAGGTGGAGAGTCAGAGGGAAGGCCAAGGAGGAAGGCATCATGATTGCTGTTTGGTTCGTCTGTTGAAACTTTGAACAAAAATCCAAGCTATTGTGTGTTATCATGAAGTCCTTGGTTTGTGGTAGCTTTTTTCCATGCCCACCAGCTCCTCTTCTCAAAGAAAAGATTTCTACATTTTCTATATGGAAAAAAGGAATCTGCTGCATCAATTGTTGGACCCCTTGGTTACTAAATCAACTTCCTCCAAACAGTACCTTTTCTAAATATCCCACTAATTAttcctttatattttttggctCCACAAAACCATTACCACGactttttgtgtgtgtggctAAGTTAGAAAAGGAAAGGGGAATTCACACACACGCGAGTATCATGAGACTCACCACTGAAGAGTCACCACTAAACTATTATCATGACTTCACTCAACGTGTTTCTTTGTACCACAtacatttaattatgattaaaTGATAATTAAATACTTCAGATTTCtaaaacagaaaatcaaaTGTGTGACTTGGAATAAGAACGTTAAAAAGGAGTTGGGTCctattattttcctttattcTTTTAAAAGTATATTGAGACTCCAAACCAAAACATAGAAAGCTTAGGTGGAGAGTTTACATagcttaaaattttgaagttcttttctttatacatgctctattttttaattgactACAGTAAAAGGCTGTTTGTGACTGTTTTCTGTAATGTAGAGTTTGATGAAACCCTCAAAGCTTTATCGGGTTTAGTTAAAGATGCAATTGGCAGGCCAACATATATaaccattatatatatataataagaaaTGAATTAAGAATGGCAGAGGAATCTAGAACTGATCAAGAATGACAGAGGTAGAGAATCAAATAATACGAGAGAGtacttagagagagagagagagagagagagagagagagatgagagatttgATAATAGAGGGAGAACTTGTGGCCTTGTGAGCTAGGATATAATGGCTGTCCTGCAAAAGCATTTTGGTATGCTAATCTTCTtcctataaaaaaacaaaagtgatcatttttttttttcaaacttttaatttttattggaAGCTTGGAGCTTGAAGCTGGGTAAAAACAGTTCAATAGTGCTTCCAGAAAAGGGATAAGATTCCCAAAGAAGCATATTTTGAAGGTGTCACCTCAGCACTCTATCTATGCCTCTGCTCTGATCATATTGATACTCAAAGTACTcaattaatcttttttttttttttaatttaatattttctggTGTGTGTAGTTTGCTGTTAGGTGAAAGGtgaaaaatccaaaatcctGAACCCTGAACAAGGCATGCAGGAATATTCAATCAATCCTAAACATTATTATAGATATCAGAGATATTCtctattttcaaaatttatgatTAACATCATTCTCTTAGTTTGTCTAATTTGCATATAGCTCTCACTTCTGCAATATTTATAACAGCTCAGAGTGTTACTTTTAAATCCCACCATCATTCTCTTAGAAAATGCAAGAATTGGTGCCATGGTTGTAAAAGTGATTTTGGCTTTAGTGATAGTGCTGCTATcttcctttcttcctcttcccttCCCAGATAGTATTTGGGAAAATTGTAAAAAGTTAAGGTCATGTTTGGTATCCTACTcaaaaaactaattttaaaaactataattctttttaaaaacataagtttttatatagtgattttaagatttaaaaacttgtttggtattaaactccaaactatttttaagatctaaaaaattgaaattaaaaccaaaaatcatagattcccaaattgaaattaacaaaagaaaggagagagaggagagacaAGAGAGGAAGGAGAGTGAAAGAGACTAGAGAGgtagggaagagagagagagagagtataaaacctcactttttgtttttaataatggaggtgtttttgagtttttttaaatggGCATACCAAACGagtttttgtgattttgaatttaatatatatttttgaatttataaaattggATCCAAGTAAGATACTAAACATGCACTAAATAGCTTAAACAATTGATAAGAGGCATTTGATCTCCAAATAGTAAAACTGATCTTAAATTCACATATGCAAAATCAACTTATAAACCAACCAAACAGAGCTTTTAGATTATAGTGAAGGATACAAATGGGGGGGCCTATGGTAGAAAACAATGACTTTATGTTTGACCCTGATAAAGTGGTGCACTTGAACCAGCCTTTTGTTCCACTTTGTAGGGTGTTGCAACCAATGCAGTCCGATGGAAAAGAgaaccctagcaaaagaaaagaaaagcaaacatTTTAGGAGACTCAAATAATCTTTTTAGCACCAAACAAAGTCCAAAACCAAATATCAAAAGTTCACAGTATTTCATGTCTCACAAGTCTTTATCAGTGCTTGTTTGATACTTCACACCAAGCCATCCATCCATGTatccaaaaagaagaagtcaCACCACTTTATGTTGTATTCCATTACCATACAAAACATAGCTTAATTTTGATGATCTTTCTGGCTTAGTAATTTATAACAGATTTGGTTGACATTTAAAATCACGGGTCTATCAGGACAAAAGTTTTCTTACCCATGTGCAATGTGCCATGTGCCATTgccctctctctatctctctctacaTATCGCCTatcaaaaaaagagagagatataaaGAGAGGGGCAATGACACAGGATAGGGAAGTTTTTCTCATCTACGGACTAATCTCTATGATTTCATCACAAGTAGGCATTAGGTTAACTGTTTaccaacaaaaaggaaaaacaaattttgaaaaaagaaaatgtggtGATGAGTGAGGCAGGAGCTCCTATGACTCGacaggaaaaaaagagagtactTTTTATTCTATCTTTCAATCTTTAACTACCATGACCTGTTTACCTCTGATCTGGATATCATCATTACATTGAGAAAGTGGGTTGACACCTCCCTTCTTGCAAAAGTATTATAAACAAGCAAACATCGAACTGACAAAACAGAGCATGCACATACATTTTCTATTTCACACTAATTTACTGTTCATAGTAGCTTTGGGTGCAGGTGAACAGAATTGAGCACAGTCAAGGCCAAACCATACCAAAGTAAGCCCAAACATCTTGCTTCCTCAGCcctaaattttgatttatggGCTTCAGaaacttaaaataaataaagcccaGATTCTGTTTTTGTAGAAAGAAGAGCCCACGTTCTATTTTATTCGAACAAGAGATAAAATTTGGTCACTCAGCAGCGGCAGAGAGCGCTCGAAGATGTTAGTTAGCCGTTGCGTAGTTCCATTCTCTCTGGGGACTTTCATCAAACACCTTCCCATATTAAAGCGAACGACTTTCTGTCCGTACAGAATCAGACCCAAAACCATAACCACCACCAGAACACTCTGCTCCTCTTACTTTGAAACGTTAGATTCGCACCAGAAAGAGCAAATCCATCTCTACGTCGACACTCTTCTCGAATGGAACCaggtatctctctctctcgctacACTTATCCTCTGTTTGGCTGCCGAGAATATGGTGGGAAAATTAAAAGGACTTGAAATAAGATTGCaattgatgaaaattttgaaattgcaGCGAATGAATTTGACCGCTGTTAAAGAGGTGAATGAGGTAATGGAGAGGCACATTGAGGACTCGCTTGCAATCATACCACCTATAAgaaattcttatttttctcattgtaGCCCTTCTTCCTCAAACAACCTCAGCCTTGTCGATGTGGGCAGCGGTGCGGGTCTTCCCGGATTGGTTTTAGCCATTGCTTGCCCAGGTAAGCAAATATTTTTGCTAAAGTtcagatttttatatttttataacatgtatataaataaagcATATACCTGTTTTGGTGGGTAGGTTGGGAAGTGACCCTCATGGAGTCTATGAATAAACGATGCCTTTTTCTGGAGCATGTTGTCAGTCATATTGGTTTGTCAAATGTTCAAGTTGTAAGAGGAAGAGCAGAGgtattgttttttgttcttctataAACACAAAAGATATTGAGATACAAATTGGTTTCTACTGGATGTATCAAATTGagtatttgaaattttgttatagGACAGAATTTGGGGCAGGTTCTTTGTTTCAGGGAGAAATTTGATGTGGCAGTAGCCAGAGCTGTTGCAGAGATGAGAGTTTTAGGTAGGAATGAAAATCTCCTGTCTTGGTTTCATCTGTGTATTTTCAAGACTTCAAATTGGTTCATTACTGTGTTAGTTGCTGAGTCTTGTTACTTTGATGGTCAGCTGAATACTGTCTACCTCTTGTTTGCGTTGGCGGTTTGTTTGTAGCTGCAAAGGGCCATGATCCGGAGGTAACACATCAACCGGTTCTTTCTGAAATTGAGTTCAAAAtgccaccaaaaaaaaaaaaaaaaaaactataaactaaacta encodes the following:
- the LOC117628228 gene encoding ribosomal RNA small subunit methyltransferase G, encoding MLVSRCVVPFSLGTFIKHLPILKRTTFCPYRIRPKTITTTRTLCSSYFETLDSHQKEQIHLYVDTLLEWNQRMNLTAVKEVNEVMERHIEDSLAIIPPIRNSYFSHCSPSSSNNLSLVDVGSGAGLPGLVLAIACPGWEVTLMESMNKRCLFLEHVVSHIGLSNVQVVRGRAENLGQVLCFREKFDVAVARAVAEMRVLAEYCLPLVCVGGLFVAAKGHDPEVEVRNAEKAIQILGASVLQLCPVESHSPYGQRTAIVCLKTSPTLRKYPRDPGTPEKTPL